The following proteins are encoded in a genomic region of Arachis stenosperma cultivar V10309 chromosome 4, arast.V10309.gnm1.PFL2, whole genome shotgun sequence:
- the LOC130975723 gene encoding sucrose transport protein SUC9-like gives MFAGTVGAAIAFLTIGFAKDVGYAFGDNLSEYTQHRVLIIFWIGLWMLEISINRNDARCRDFLDDLASRDQPKIKLAYQFFSFFMAFGNELGYLAALFSRFDVMLAFTVTKACDRFCANVKSISIFSILLLPFLTAVTVFCIQNKQALPEEESIEREEENDRCTLVKCF, from the coding sequence ATGTTTGCGGGTACCGTTGGCGCCGCCATAGCTTTTTTGACAATTGGATTCGCCAAGGACGTTGGGTATGCCTTTGGAGACAACCTCTCCGAGTATACTCAGCATCGCGTCTTAATCATTTTTTGGATCGGATTATGGATGTTGGAGATTTCGATCAACAGGAACGATGCCCGTTGCCGAGACTTCCTTGATGATCTTGCCAGCAGAGaccaaccaaagatcaaactGGCATACCAATTCTTCTCATTCTTCATGGCATTCGGAAACGAACTAGGATACTTGGCTGCCTTATTTAGTAGATTCGATGTTATGTTGGCATTCACCGTGACAAAAGCATGTGATAGGTTCTGCGCAAATGTGAAAAGCATATCAATTTTCTCAATTCTTCTTCTACCATTTTTGACGGCGGTGACTGTGTTCTGCATCCAGAACAAGCAAGCATTACCTGAGGAGGAGTCAATAGAGAGGGAAGAGGAAAATGACAGATGCACACTAGTTAAATGCTTCTGA
- the LOC130975724 gene encoding putative sucrose transport protein SUC6, protein MEATKTSFPTVIGSADVELDSIGELMAIKEEAMSSPSSPTESGSTPVEPISVWKLVLVASIAVGMHLVDVVQIAWQTPIYVEFGIPDKWTSFVWLVGAVSGSVFHPLLSYCSNTCKLGWRQRPFMFAGAVGAAITFLTIRFAKDVGYALGDILSEYTQHRALIIFGIGLWMLEISINMNDARCKDFLDDLASKDQPKIRLTYQFFSFFMVVRNELGYLAALFSRFDVMLAVFCVQNKPALPEEESMEREEKDDRCALVKCF, encoded by the exons ATGGAGGCCACCAAAACCAGCTTCCCTACCGTGATTGGCTCCGCCGATGTGGAGCTTGATTCTATCGGTGAACTCATGGCTATCAAAGAAGAAG CCATGAGTTCACCGAGTTCACCAACAGAATCAGGCTCCACACCGGTAGAGCCAATCTCAGTGTGGAAGCTGGTTTTGGTGGCCTCCATCGCTGTCGGGATGCACCTTGTCGACGTTGTCCAGATAGCATGGCAAACACCAATCTATGTAGAGTTTGGAATACCGGATAAATGGACCTCTTTCGTGTGGCTCGTCGGCGCTGTTTCTGGCTCTGTTTTTCATCCCTTACTTAGTTATTGCAGCAACACCTGTAAACTCGGGTGGCGGCAACGTCCTTTTATGTTTGCGGGTGCCGTTGGCGCCGCCATAACTTTTTTAACAATTAGATTCGCCAAAGACGTCGGGTACGCCTTAGGAGACATCCTCTCCGAGTATACTCAGCATCGCGCCTTAATCATTTTTGGGATCGGATTATGGATGTTGGAGATTTCGATCAACATGAACGATGCCCGTTGCAAAGACTTTCTTGATGATCTTGCCAGCAAAGACCAACCAAAGATCAGACTGACATATCAGTTCTTCTCATTCTTCATGGTAGTCAGAAATGAACTGGGTTACTTGGCCGCCTTATTTAGTAGATTCGATGTTATGTTGGCTGTGTTCTGCGTCCAGAACAAGCCAGCATTACCTGAGGAGGAGTCAATGGAGAGGGAAGAGAAAGATGACAGATGCGCACTAGTTAAATGCTTCTGA
- the LOC130975725 gene encoding sucrose transport protein SUC9-like yields METTKTSFHTEIGSAGVEPDSVGEFMAIKEEAMSSPTESSSTPAEPISVWKLVLVASIAVGIHLVDAVQIAWLIPIYVDNTDKLGWWQRPFMFAGAVGTAIVFLTIEFAKDIGYSFGDNLSEYTQHRALIIFGIGLWMLEISINMNDARCRDFLDDFASRDQPKIRLAYQFFSFFIAVRNELGYLAALFSRFDVMLAFTVTKTCDRFCANLKSISYY; encoded by the exons ATGGAGACCACCAAAACCAGCTTCCACACTGAGATTGGCTCCGCCGGTGTGGAGCCTGATTCTGTCGGTGAATTCATGGCTATCAAGGAAGAAG CAATGAGTTCACCGACAGAATCAAGCTCCACACCGGCGGAGCCAATCTCAGTGTGGAAGCTGGTCTTGGTGGCCTCCATCGCTGTTGGGATCCACCTTGTCGACGCTGTCCAGATAGCATGGCTAATACCAATCTACGTGGA CAACACCGATAAACTCGGGTGGTGGCAACGTCCTTTTATGTTTGCGGGTGCCGTTGGCACCGCCATAGTTTTTTTGACAATTGAATTCGCCAAGGACATTGGGTACTCCTTTGGAGACAACCTCTCCGAGTATACTCAGCATCGCGCCTTAATCATTTTTGGGATCGGATTATGGATGTTGGAGATTTCGATCAACATGAACGATGCCCGCTGTAGAGACTTCCTTGATGATTTTGCCAGCAGAGACCAACCAAAGATCAGACTCGCATACCAGTTCTTCTCATTCTTCATTGCAGTCAGAAACGAACTTGGTTACTTAGCCGCCTTATTTAGTAGATTCGATGTTATGTTGGCATTCACCGTGACAAAAACATGTGATAGGTTCTGCGCAAATTTGAAAAGCATTTCATATTACTAA
- the LOC130975726 gene encoding sucrose transport protein SUC8-like, producing the protein METTKTSFHTEIGSAGVEPDSVGELMAIKEDGMSLGTNNTYKLGRWQCPFMLAGAVGAAIAFLTIGFAKDIGYSFRDNLSEYTQHRALIIFGIGLWMLEISINMNDARCRDFLDDLASRDQPKIRLAYQFFTFFIAVGNDLGYLATLFSRFDVMLALTVTKACDRFCANVKSISIY; encoded by the exons ATGGAGACTACCAAAACCAGCTTCCACACTGAGATTGGCTCCGCCGGTGTGGAGCCTGATTCTGTCGGTGAACTCATGGCTATCAAAGAAGATGGTATGTCACTGGGCACAAA CAACACCTATAAACTTGGGAGGTGGCAATGTCCTTTTATGCTTGCGGGTGCCGTTGGTGCCGCCATAGCTTTTTTGACAATTGGATTCGCCAAGGACATTGGGTACTCCTTTAGAGACAACCTCTCCGAGTATACTCAGCATCGCGCCTTAATCATTTTTGGGATCGGATTATGGATGTTGGAGATTTCGATCAACATGAACGATGCCCGCTGCAGAGACTTCCTTGATGATCTTGCCAGCAGAGATCAACCAAAGATCAGACTGGCATATCAGTTCTTCACATTCTTCATTGCAGTCGGAAACGATCTGGGTTACTTGGCCACCTTATTTAGTAGATTCGATGTTATGTTGGCACTCACCGTGACAAAAGCATGTGATAGGTTCTGCGCAAATGTGAAAAGCATATCAATTTACTAA